The nucleotide sequence AAAGTATTGATGGGTTAACAATAAGGCATTTTGGACATAACTCAGTGACCATAAAGACTCAAGTTCTTTGCAAGTCTCTTCCAGCTAATCTTTGAGCTATGCACTGTATAATAGGCCTACCTAGGCCTAATCACCAAGGTCTGCCCATTCTTGCCCCAACAAGCCAACTCGGCCTGGTGGTGTCACATGGACCATGTGATTCTTAGCCAAACCGGTTTTGCTTAAACGTGAATCCACTGATTATTGGGGTCTTGCCATAATGTCATTTGGTGCACTCGATTGTACAGCAGAGAAACCTGGTGATAATGTGTAGAACTAGATTTTGGTGGATTTAGTATCTTATTGAATTCACAATtctggcacactttaaaaagcatCAAAAACAAATAGCACTGATCTTGAGTGCTTCCTCAGAACGATTCGACCTCAACGTTTGTTGGACAGAGATAATTAGGAATCATGAGTGACTACGAGGCCACTTGTGGTTCCTTTTGGAACTACATTAGGGAGTTTGGTTAGAGGTCAGCGGTGTCCCCTAGTGTTAAAGTGTAGAACTAGAAGGCTGGAGACTGATCAATCACTCATAAATCCTGGGCAATACCTACCAATCAACAGTTTTGGTTGTACAGAGAGGGGACCCATAGTTATGATCATTGGTAACTAACTTGTACCACTTCAAACAGGCAATACTGCGCACATTGATTGTGACCTGAAACTGCCTACCTGTCTAGGCCAACACATAACGTCTGGAAAGGTTAATCGCAACAATAGGATAAGTGGAAGAGAACCATGCTGGATGAAACGTGAAAAAAGAATGGGAAGTCTACCTCAAATTGTTGATGCACTGCAAAGTTGTTTCATGAAAATGATCCAAAGATCAATGAAATCTATACAGACATACTTGCATCAAAGAATGTGATTCCATCAAGAATAATGAGACCGATACGTCCAAAATACAAGAGAAACTGATATGAACTCCACGTGCCGGCAAATATCGCCAGTACCTGAACATGCTCCTAACTCTGTGGACGGCGATGAACTGACTCTATGTATGAAAAGGTGAACCGGGGCATGCATTACACTGTGTTCAGGAATCAATGCCTTGCATCATTTTTATCCATACTATTAGACCCACGCCCAATTTGTTTGCAAAACGCTCGACACGTTAAGCCAAAATCAATGATTACACTTTCTTGTTCCACACTCCTGCTGATACTGAGTTCAAAATAGTCATAAAATAcctcaatcaaatcacaatgatATACACAGCTTGACCTAAATacattttattcttgatataATGGAATCTGAATCAACACCTCATCCAGATCCTCTTTTGACTTCATTGCCTTGCATTTTAACAgtcttttttctctcaaagacatgtttttgggTGTATGACTATGAGTTAAAACCTTCCTGAGACAAAAACCAACACACTCAACTTTTACTAACACAAACTAGAAATAAATTGCTCATTATTTAACTTACAACAGCACTAAACACACAACACAAAACAACCAAGTTATATCAATAAGAAACAGTTtgatttccatccaaatcaatGGCAAACATATGTAACAAAGTCTGACACACACTCGTGAATCAACACGAAAACAGACCAATATTTACATCACGCCCTGCCAATACGGAGCTAAGAATCAATAATTGGCATCCTTCTGATACTGCAGTGGCATGCACTACTATTAAGAGCAAACACACCACAAACATGAATTTGACCAATATCAATAGTTAGATAGGGCCAGCACGCTCCTGTTAAATCAATGGAGTTCATGCATGTATGCATTGATTCATGCATATATGCACTGAACAGGAACATTGCAGTTCCTTGATGAACTCTCCCACTAAATTGGGGTCCTGTGTACTTTTGTCTCGGATATTCTCTGAAATAACCTAACTCAATCCACCAGAACACCATTGACACTATCAAGAGTCAGGGATTGAGAGCTTTTGATTGAACAATATCAAACATACATTGAACAGTCAATAGTCTTCAACATGAGATTTCATCTATTTTGGGCCAATTTCTGCACACATCAGCCAGCACGTCACATCAAGAGTTAAAACTATTACTAATACTAACTCAATGGCCTCCGCCCTTTGGAGAGAGGTGTTACCAACACACTTGTATCAATCAGAACACACTTAACGGCCAGTCACAGCCATCGTAAATCAATGACATCCTACCCCAGTTTATAACCACCACAAGAAAACAACCAACGAATCTGTTCAATTATTGAGCACCAATCAAAACAGAGAAAAGAATACTTCGATTTCCACGGCAGAATCTGTGGAAATGACGGGGGGGCCTTTTCCTTTTTGTACACTTGCAGCTGGTTAAGTCAGCCAAAAATAGACAAGTGAACTGGCTGTCCGAGCTCAGATCTTGAAGCCAGAAAGGAACAGAGTGGGTTAACCCATGACCTTTGACTCCATTTGAACAAATTAAGTTTACCCTAGGGGAGCACAGGAAGAGGAAGACCTGCACATGAAAAAGGCCTAGGCAACCGAATGAAAAACAATACAATAGTTACCTCAATCAAGTAGACTACAATCGCAGATGTCCGTGTCGAATCATTTGGAGGATATTCATGTCTCAGGTCAGACTGACCGGACCATGAACATATCACCATTGGCTGAGGATGCATTGAGACCCCATGGTGGCACTCGGAAATGGTGAAATCCTGCGGGCCTCACATCGACCACTGTGCACATGTTGTAGAAACATGTAACATCGAGGCAACGTGGCCGGCTTGCCATCTGCTGAGTAAACTAGCTTTAATCAATGAACTCATTACATATTCATACAATATGTGGACGCTTACATGAAAGTGTTGATTAACTCGTGTCGTAATGACCGGCGACTCATTTGAATCTGTGTTGGATAAGGTATGGTAACATCTCACACAGATGTTCAACATCTGGCCCACGTGAATACTTGGAACCTTGAATATTCATAACGAGTCAAAGTACAATTGTACAAGTACCAATAGACAGTTGGCGGAAATACCTGCAGCCATTTTGTTATCACCCTTTCAACAGACAACTGGAGTTCACCATGACATAAGAGCAACAGTAGACAAACTTATTCTAACCATCTACTTGAAGTTGTTCATGTCCGCCAATGTCCATGAAGAATACTTTGAACGATTGTGGTAATCACTCGATTTGACCTTGACTTTCATGTCAAGGTCAGCTCAAGTTTTCTCATTTTTCAGTAAGCCTGAGCCGAGCCAAGCTGAGACCAAGCTGAGCCAGTTACAACTTAGGCTCCATGCAGAGGCCTGTCGTGTACACCCATTGATTAGGACCTCGTGGATCAGTATAAATGGGTCGCTGGACTGAAAGAACTGCGTCCCCGCATTACAGGAGGAGGGTAGGTGATGCAACTAGGCGCTACCACCAGGGAATCCAGCAGACACAGCGCCCAGTGGCTTACAGGTTTCCCGTAGCTGCCACTCTGTCACCTGACACCGCCTCCATCCCACCCGCTTGGAGACACAGCCAACACACATCACTCAAGCTCACAAGCCAAGCAACATCAATGATATACCCGTTAGAGCCCTGGGCTGTTCCCATTTGAAACGGTTTAAATTTGGCGCCACATCTAAGTCACTTCCTGTCCGCATAAATTAGCTATGAATACACATGAACTACACAGACTGTACGACATTAAAGTGGCCTTGAGAAATATGTCAAATTTAGAACTATCAGAAGAAGAAAAGTAACTTTCGAAATAGTTTTTTCACCCGACGTGAGTAGCCCATTGTTCACTTCAAGTGTTTTTGAGTTTCTCTCGATTCTAATTGGTGTGACTGATAATGGGTTTGTGTTGATCAAAGAGGCATAAACAACTCTTTATAGGAGTGTGTCAGATAGGTAGGCATTCCATGCATTGTGTACAGGTTGTACAACACTGTACATGCAGGCCGTACAATGGCCAGAGCCTGTCAGTACCATGTTTACACTAACAGCGTGTGTACACAATGTTGGGAAGTTCTATTGTAACTTTATCAAGAATATAAAGCCTGTGTGGTTGGCTATAATGTGTTTAGTTAttttggtgtatttggttattcaTAAGCTACCGAGGCATACATACAGGGACCAACATCAGGTCCAGTTGTTGATTAATCTGTCAGCCCTGTAAGGATAGCACATCTAATCTGCTGTCCTGCTATGTTTCCAAGTGTGTCTCCCTGTCACCCACGGCACAGAAACTCTGTAGTGCTGCGTGGCATCAATGAACAGTAGGCCTACGAGTGGTGACAGTAACACTAAAAGCTGAACTCCAGGAATCTTCTCCCGAAATTCATACTTTTAACTTATGGCTGTgtactttgtttattttcaggtcGTTGATGACATTCCATCCCAGGACAAGCGGGACATGGAAGTGATTCGCCAGATGAGACTTGACCCCACCAATACATACAATTGAGAGGTGACGATAACTTCTGGATGAATACGACCAAGCGGCCACAACTGCAAGATGCGAAGATGTCTACCAGCACATCTTTCAAACGCATTGTCACGAATTACCACTGTGATGAGACTAATCATCCTCACTTTAGTACTGACGGAATCAGGCCGGCAATTTGTCGAAGGATCTTGTGTTTTCGATCAGATATATCACAATGAGCCGCCACAAACGTTTGTAACCTATGGAGATGACATGACACAGAATGACGGTCCATATGGACCAGTCACGGACATCAGGACAGTATTAGATCGAAGAAAACGATCGCCGCCAAACTCTTCATACCAAAGTTTACGGATATCAGTCGAGTATGCATCAGATCTGAACAAGGAATTACCAAACAAGAAACACATCAGTCGATTGAAAACAGTCGTGGATAAAGCTGTAAAGAAAATCAATCAACTTTTATCAGTGATTCCTGTGACTAAAAATCTCACTTTAGCGAGATCTGCTGGTGCCTGCCATTCTGTATTGGGGACTGGGATTAACAAGGGAAAATGTTCTCAAGTGAAGCCAATCTACTTAACCCAGGGTGAGATTTGCATTGATAATTTCCGCATTCCAGAAGAACACCTAGAAGGACTTTACCTCTGGAACTTAACCCACCACGGACCCGTCCATATTGCCCGCCAACCAGGAACTGGTCTTTCAAATACCGATTATGTGCTTTATGTCCAGTCCAAGATGTTCGCCCAATGTTTATCTTCTACCTCTAGTGTTATTGCTTACGCCACCTATTGTCAACTCGATCAGAACAACCGTCCAATTGCTGGCTACACTAACTTTTGTCCAAAACATCTGAAGAATGATACAGATTTTGATGAGGAGCGATTTGTGCAGGTCGCTATCCATGAGATGTTTCATGCTCTTGGCTTCTCTAAGAAACTATTCGACAAGTTCAAGGATTGTTCCAAGTCTTCTACGGGCGCTGGTTGCACTTCATATCCAAATACAGTAGCAAGTGTGCTTGGCTTCCAACGAATCGTCACACCTACTGTCGTGGAGAGAGCGTCCAGTCATTTCAACTGTACGACAAGCCTGATAAACAATCAGTACGGAGTCCCGCTCCAGTTAGATTCTGCTGGATCATATACATCTCACTGGGATGCCCGCTTCATGAGAGGGTCAATAATGGTGCCTAATCTGGGGTTAGCCCACTTGACTGTGATTGACGCCATGACACTGGCTGTCTTCGAGGACAGCGGCTGGTATAAGGTCAACTACAATAATTCAGGGCGTCTCCTTTGGGGAAAAAATGGCGGATGTCAGTTCGGCACTGCAGCATCTTGTTCAAACGATGGAGATTATTTCTGTACAGGAAGTGAGAAAGGTTGTCATTACCTCCACCAGGACAAAGCGGTGTGCAGTTCTGATGGTTATACTGGAGCTTGTCAAATATACTGGGCAAAACCAGGAGGCGAATGCTACAAGCCCAGTAACCTCTCGCATAACAATACAAATACAAGCCGTTTTCATGGTGAATCTTATTTTCAGTCGAGTCGTTGCTTTATTTCGAATGCGACAGATTTAAAAGGTGCTAGAAATCAAGTTAGTCGCCCTGTTGGGAGATGTTATAAAACCCGGTGTAACGAGACTGATGTGCTCGAGATTAAAGTAGGTGCTAGTCCATGGGTTCTCTGCCCACCGTCACAGACAATATCGGTGCCAGGTTTCACAGGTTCTGTTGAATGTCCGAGAGAGGGTATTCTGTGTCAGAGAGCCGACATTTTAACCACGCCATCTTCTCCGATCAAACCAACAAAGCAGCCGCCTAAACCACCAAAAAacagggagaaaatcaactgtAAATTAACCTTCAAATCGATGGATTTCAGTCTGGTATCCAGCAAGGAAAAGCAGGTCGATTTCCTCAACAAAGTCCTTGACAAAGTGGTATCAATGACCTCAGTGGGCCGCAAtagattccaagatggccaggTAGTTAAAGGGAGTGTGATTGTAGCTTTTGTGCTAATGCCGGATGAGGGCGCCACCGGAGATGGAACCTCGGAAAAAATCTTCAATGTCATTGAGCAAAATGTGGAGTCTGGGAACTTTCTTGTATCTTATGATGGTGTGACCTACATGGCATCCGACTTGGAACAAGTGGACGCATTCATTTTTGACGATGATTCACTGGGGTCTGTGGCTGGCATGATCGTCGGAATCGTCGTTGGAAGCCTCGTAGCCATCACGGTCGTTGTGCTCACCCTTATCATGATCAAGAAGGTCAAGGCCAGTCGTGTCGAGTGCGGAAGCGACCGTGACTTTCATCGTGAGACGTACATGATGCAATCAAGGTCGCGGTCTAGTTCGAGTACGACAACAGGTCACATATGACCAGATTTGTCCCGAAGTGCATTAGCCACAACATTTTCCAGGCACTTCAGTCACACAAAGAAGTTCCCTGTCAATTTTGAAGATATCAAACCAACTGTTTTGccgatttcatgaaaatcaacaaaatttcaaaatacactccGCAAGAATATGGCGACCTTTTCTCAAACTGGTGATATTAGACTTTAGAACTGTGAGTATGATGAAAGTCTTCATACGACCTAAACATGCAATACCACAAGATAATTTTGTCAACATGATCTATGACAAGTCATGTAACTGTTTGTGATAGAAAATGATAGTCATTTTCCAAGCTGTGTGATCAGTAGCGTAGCGATAGTAAACTATACAGTAGACTCATACCAGCAGCCAATCCAGGGAAACCAATGGGCACCTAGTCCATGCTTCACATGGACATTTATAGTCAATTTTAAAGATACATGTTTTATTTCGATATCATCATGACATCAATACAGGACACCCCTGGATTGGTGGTACCTGCGGCCAGTTCATA is from Lineus longissimus chromosome 18, tnLinLong1.2, whole genome shotgun sequence and encodes:
- the LOC135502463 gene encoding ciliated left-right organizer metallopeptidase-like encodes the protein MRRCLPAHLSNALSRITTVMRLIILTLVLTESGRQFVEGSCVFDQIYHNEPPQTFVTYGDDMTQNDGPYGPVTDIRTVLDRRKRSPPNSSYQSLRISVEYASDLNKELPNKKHISRLKTVVDKAVKKINQLLSVIPVTKNLTLARSAGACHSVLGTGINKGKCSQVKPIYLTQGEICIDNFRIPEEHLEGLYLWNLTHHGPVHIARQPGTGLSNTDYVLYVQSKMFAQCLSSTSSVIAYATYCQLDQNNRPIAGYTNFCPKHLKNDTDFDEERFVQVAIHEMFHALGFSKKLFDKFKDCSKSSTGAGCTSYPNTVASVLGFQRIVTPTVVERASSHFNCTTSLINNQYGVPLQLDSAGSYTSHWDARFMRGSIMVPNLGLAHLTVIDAMTLAVFEDSGWYKVNYNNSGRLLWGKNGGCQFGTAASCSNDGDYFCTGSEKGCHYLHQDKAVCSSDGYTGACQIYWAKPGGECYKPSNLSHNNTNTSRFHGESYFQSSRCFISNATDLKGARNQVSRPVGRCYKTRCNETDVLEIKVGASPWVLCPPSQTISVPGFTGSVECPREGILCQRADILTTPSSPIKPTKQPPKPPKNREKINCKLTFKSMDFSLVSSKEKQVDFLNKVLDKVVSMTSVGRNRFQDGQVVKGSVIVAFVLMPDEGATGDGTSEKIFNVIEQNVESGNFLVSYDGVTYMASDLEQVDAFIFDDDSLGSVAGMIVGIVVGSLVAITVVVLTLIMIKKVKASRVECGSDRDFHRETYMMQSRSRSSSSTTTGHI